The following are encoded in a window of Gossypium raimondii isolate GPD5lz chromosome 13, ASM2569854v1, whole genome shotgun sequence genomic DNA:
- the LOC105782018 gene encoding aspartic proteinase CDR1 — MAAIVSLFAFVFAIVGLSNLSLIQAQKGGFSVELIHRDSPKSPLYNHLDTTYNRVTNALRRSFNRVHRFKPTSVSTMEAEADVIADSGEYLMNISIGTPAFDIVAIADTGSDLIWTQCKPCSQCFPQNAPLFDPTASSTYKTFSCRTSQCGDVEGTSCSSNGSCQYSVSYGDGSYSNGEVAADTLTLDSTTGSPVVIPNVIMGCGHDNDGSFDENTSGIIGLGGGDSSLISQLGSTIDGKFSYCLLPFSEAGNSSKMNFGSDAIVSGNGVVSTPLTKQSPQTFYFLTLEAISVGTNRINFTDKPFGTDQGNIIIDSGTTLTLLPDDFYSELESAVSSMINATKVNGPEGLNLCYDATIEFAVPDITVHFSGADVKLQPLNTFVLISETVACFTFSPLPNFAIYGNLAQMNFLVGYDTIKQTVSFKSTDCSNN; from the coding sequence ATGGCTGCCATCGTCTCTCTTTTCGCCTTTGTTTTTGCCATTGTTGGTCTCTCTAATCTTTCCCTTATTCAAGCTCAAAAGGGTGGTTTCAGTGTTGAATTAATCCACCGTGACTCCCCAAAGTCTCCCTTATACAATCATTTAGATACTACCTACAATCGTGTAACCAATGCCTTGCGTCGTTCTTTTAATAGAGTTCATCGTTTCAAACCGACTTCTGTGTCAACAATGGAAGCCGAAGCCGATGTTATTGCAGATTCGGGTGAATACTTGATGAATATATCAATTGGAACTCCAGCTTTTGATATTGTCGCCATTGCTGATACTGGAAGTGATCTTATTTGGACTCAATGCAAGCCCTGTTCTCAGTGTTTCCCGCAAAACGCCCCTCTTTTCGACCCTACCGcatcatcaacatataaaacGTTTTCTTGCAGAACAAGTCAATGTGGCGATGTTGAAGGAACATCTTGTTCAAGTAACGGTTCTTGCCAATATTCAGTCTCTTATGGCGATGGATCTTATTCAAATGGCGAAGTTGCTGCTGATACACTCACCTTGGATTCGACAACGGGTAGTCCAGTCGTGATTCCGAACGTTATTATGGGTTGCGGACATGATAATGATGGAAGCTTCGACGAGAATACATCTGGCATCATCGGCCTTGGAGGCGGCGACTCTTCGCTGATTTCCCAATTGGGATCTACAATTGATGGCAAATTCTCCTACTGCTTATTGCCCTTTTCCGAAGCTGGAAATTCAAGCAAGATGAACTTCGGTTCCGATGCCATTGTTTCTGGTAACGGAGTTGTGTCGACTCCATTAACCAAACAATCCCCTCAAACTTTCTACTTCCTCACCTTGGAAGCAATCAGTGTGGGAACCAACCGAATAAACTTTACGGATAAACCTTTTGGAACAGACCAAGGGAACATCATCATCGATTCCGGTACGACATTGACTCTTTTACCAGATGATTTTTACTCGGAACTCGAATCAGCGGTGTCTAGCATGATCAATGCGACGAAGGTTAATGGTCCCGAGGGTCTGAATTTATGTTACGATGCTACAATAGAGTTTGCAGTGCCAGATATTACAGTTCATTTCAGTGGTGCCGATGTAAAATTACAGCCATTGAACACCTTCGTCTTGATTTCTGAAACAGTTGCTTGCTTTACATTCAGTCCCCTTCCAAATTTCGCCATCTATGGTAACTTGGCTCAGATGAATTTCTTGGTTGGATATGATACTATTAAGCAGACGGTGTCGTTCAAGTCCACGGATTGCTCCAACAATTAG